From a single Populus trichocarpa isolate Nisqually-1 chromosome 17, P.trichocarpa_v4.1, whole genome shotgun sequence genomic region:
- the LOC7495981 gene encoding uncharacterized protein At5g19025 isoform X1 produces the protein MVYFHSSISVCNSVDQSSTTSMANPVNSNEFNPKSRHNNNHVHKNRKTANGSSCKTIPVCDRSRSAVIDVVILIAVIGACGFLLFPYIKLVILGLIEFVAAIHYVVKEEVMRNPLIFGSIGISTFCAGIVAWIVILCTTRKCGNPNCKGLRKAAEFDIQLETEECMKNSNGTLVKDGLKRGLFELPRDHHRELEAELKKMAPANGRAVLVFRARCGCSVGRLEVPGTKKPKKIKK, from the coding sequence ATGGTCTATTTCCATAGCTCGATCTCGGTCTGCAACTCAGTTGACCAATCATCAACAACTTCCATGGCAAATCCTGTGAATTCCAATGAGTTTAATCCAAAATCAAGGCACAACAATAATCATGTGCATAAGAATAGGAAGACAGCGAATGGTTCAAGTTGTAAAACTATACCTGTCTGTGATCGATCTCGATCAGCTGTTATTGATGTTGTGATCTTGATTGCTGTTATTGGTGCCTGTGGATTCTTGTTATTTCCTTATATCAAGCTTGTAATTCTTGGTTTGATTGAATTTGTCGCTGCTATTCATTATGTGGTCAAAGAAGAGGTTATGAGAAACCCACTGATATTTGGATCTATAGGGATTAGTACTTTTTGTGCCGGAATAGTTGCCTGGATAGTGATTTTGTGTACTACTAGGAAATGTGGGAATCCAAACTGTAAGGGTTTAAGGAAGGCGGCAGAGTTCGATATTCAGTTGGAGACCGAGGAGTGTATGAAGAATTCTAATGGTACTTTGGTGAAAGATGGGCTGAAAAGGGGCCTTTTTGAATTGCCTCGTGATCACCACCGTGAATTGGAGGCTGAATTGAAGAAGATGGCACCGGCTAATGGAAGAGCTGTTCTTGTGTTTCGAGCAAGGTGTGGATGTTCTGTTGGAAGATTGGAGGTTCCAGGAACTAAGAAGCCAAAGAAGATCAAGAAGTAG
- the LOC7495981 gene encoding uncharacterized protein At5g19025 isoform X2: MANPVNSNEFNPKSRHNNNHVHKNRKTANGSSCKTIPVCDRSRSAVIDVVILIAVIGACGFLLFPYIKLVILGLIEFVAAIHYVVKEEVMRNPLIFGSIGISTFCAGIVAWIVILCTTRKCGNPNCKGLRKAAEFDIQLETEECMKNSNGTLVKDGLKRGLFELPRDHHRELEAELKKMAPANGRAVLVFRARCGCSVGRLEVPGTKKPKKIKK; this comes from the coding sequence ATGGCAAATCCTGTGAATTCCAATGAGTTTAATCCAAAATCAAGGCACAACAATAATCATGTGCATAAGAATAGGAAGACAGCGAATGGTTCAAGTTGTAAAACTATACCTGTCTGTGATCGATCTCGATCAGCTGTTATTGATGTTGTGATCTTGATTGCTGTTATTGGTGCCTGTGGATTCTTGTTATTTCCTTATATCAAGCTTGTAATTCTTGGTTTGATTGAATTTGTCGCTGCTATTCATTATGTGGTCAAAGAAGAGGTTATGAGAAACCCACTGATATTTGGATCTATAGGGATTAGTACTTTTTGTGCCGGAATAGTTGCCTGGATAGTGATTTTGTGTACTACTAGGAAATGTGGGAATCCAAACTGTAAGGGTTTAAGGAAGGCGGCAGAGTTCGATATTCAGTTGGAGACCGAGGAGTGTATGAAGAATTCTAATGGTACTTTGGTGAAAGATGGGCTGAAAAGGGGCCTTTTTGAATTGCCTCGTGATCACCACCGTGAATTGGAGGCTGAATTGAAGAAGATGGCACCGGCTAATGGAAGAGCTGTTCTTGTGTTTCGAGCAAGGTGTGGATGTTCTGTTGGAAGATTGGAGGTTCCAGGAACTAAGAAGCCAAAGAAGATCAAGAAGTAG